The genomic stretch aaatagaaggacaTTTCCTGAATATGATAAAGCCCACACATaagaaacccacagccaacatcacactcaATGCTGAAAGCCTGAAAGGTTTTCCTCTAAGAAGGGGAACGAGATAAGGAAGACTGCTTTTGCCGCTTCTAATTCAatacagtgctggaagtcctagccagagcaagtacggaagaaaaggaaataaaaggcatccaaattggaaaggaagaagtaaaattatctctgtttacagatgacatgatcgtATATGTGGAAAATCCTAAAACACTGTTGTagctaataaattcagcaaagttgcagaatacaaaatcaacagaTTTCTATATAGCGCTAATAATGAACACTCCATGAAGGAAATTAGCAGTTTCATTTAactagcatcaaaaagaataaaatatttaggaattaactaaggaagtaaaagatttgtacactgaaaactacaaaacattgctgaaagaaattaagagcataattaaaaggaaagacatcctgtgttcagggattggaagacttactattgttaagatgtcgacattacccaaagcaatctattgATGTGatgcaattcccattaaaatccCAAAGgcattttcagaaatagaaaatcctatcctaaaattcatatggaatctcaagggacttctaataaccaaaaaaaaaataccaaaaaagaagaacaaacttagaggcctcacacttcctgatttcaacaTTCACTATAAAGCTGAGTCAGCAGGACTGTGTGCACTCACATGCAGACAGACATGTAGACCAATGGCACAAAGTAGACAGCCCAGAAGTCAACGCTTATATATATGGTCAAACGAGTTTCGGTGAGGGTGCCAAGgcagggaaagaatagtcttctcgacaagtggtgctgggaaaactgaatatccacatgctaAACAATGAAGATGGATCCTTGCCTAATGCCATACACAAAACTTAACTCCAAATGGACCAGAGACCTAAATGCAAGACCTAcagctataaaactcttagaagaaaacagggtaAAAGCTTCACAACAGGGGATTTGGCGATAAtctggatatgacaccaaaagcacaggcaacagcaacaacaaaaaatagacaaaatggaCTTCTTGAAAATTAAACACTTCCGTGTATCAAAGGACACTATAGAGTGAAAAGGCGGcctgtggaatgggagaaaaacTTGCAAATCATGAGGGCGCTGGTAAGGGATTAACATCCagaatatctagaaaactcttacaactcaacaacaaaaaaaattcaattaaaaatgggtatAGGACTTAGACATTTTTCCAgcagaagataaacaaatggccaacaagcaggAAAAGATAatatcactagtcattagggaaatgcaaatcaaaaccacaatgagataccacttcacacccattaggatggcgaTTATTAAAGacacaacaaaacagaaaataaccaagtgttgatgaggatgtggaaccCCTGTGCACCGTTCGTGGGAATGTACAATGGCgcaactgctgtggaaaacagtttggtgattTCTCAAAGAGTGAAACAAAAGAtcccataggatccagcaatttcactcttttaggtATACCCCTGAAGGGACTGAAAGCAGGGACCCAAATATATACTCGTACACTAATGTGCATAGCAGCATTATCCATCACAGCCAacaggtggaaacaacccaagttccatCAACAGAGgaacggataaacaaaacgtggcatatccacacaatggaatagtcTCTccttaaaaaggagagaaattctgacacctgctacaatgTGGATAAACCTTAGGACAATATGCTCAGTGAAACAGGCCTGTCACAAAAtggcaaatactgtatgatcccacTCATGTGAGGTACCAAGGGTAGCcgaattcatagaaacagaagatGGAATGcaggttgccaggggctggggatgggaggggatgaagaattagtgtttaatgggtacggagtttctggagtgatgaaaaagttctggaaatagatagtggtgatggttacataagaatatgaatgtacttaatgcctctgaattgtacacctaaaaatggctaaaatgataaattttatgttatgtattatatattttaccacgATAAAAAaatagtcatgtgttgcttaatgacagggatacattctgagaagtgTGTCTATGTTGTTGgacaattttgtcattgtgcaaacgtcacagagtgtgcttacacaaacctagatgctaTAGCCTATTGAACagcagcccccaacctttttggcaccagggaccggtttcatggaagacaatttctccatggaccaggggtggggggggtgatGGGAGTGCAAGGGAgcagttgtaaatacagatgacacttcacttgctcacctgctgctcacctcctgctgtgtggcccagttcctaacaggccacagacctgtaCCAGTTCTTGGCACGGGGGCCGGGGACCGCAGGCCTACCACACCAAGGCTATGTGgtgtagcctgttgctcctaggctacaaacctgtatacaGTATGTTACTGtatgaatactgtaggcaactgtaacaatatgctaagtatttatgtatctaaacatagctaAACATGTAAAAGGTGCagttaaaatacagtataaaagatataaatggtGCAGCTGTATAGGGCACATACCGTGAACGGAGCTTGCAGAActgaagttgctctgggtgagtgtgaaggcctaggacgttacTATACCCGACACTACTGCAGACTTATAAACACTGGACACTTAGGATACactaaagttataaaaaatatttttgtttcaataatAAAGTAACCTTAGCTTACTGGACAGCCACTGTTGTATGCATGTGGTCCCTCTTTGAGCAAAACTTTGTATCCCACATGATTGCTGTACACAGAAGatggtcacaaaaaaaaaaaaaagcaactgggACCAAAAAGGGCCTTTTCTGACCCAGTTGGATTAGCCTCTTGCACAAGTCTGCTGCCCACTCTCTGCAGACAGGccctgagctgggctgagctgccTAGAGGCTGAGGTAAGCTGAATTTGCAGGAACGCGCCCCCTTCTCCCTTGAGGGAGGAAGTTTAAATTATCAGGTCAATTAGGAAAGATACAACCGAAAAATCCAAGTTTCATTCCCACTTCAAGGAGGTGTTTCCTGGCCGGGTgccacttttattatttttggccCAGGCGCTGAAAGCCCCACAGACCCAGGGAAGGTACAATGTGATCTTTGATTCACATTTCAAGGATCAAAGCCAGTGAATTTGGGTGTAAACGCAGATAACGTTTCAGAGATCTTTCATGAAAGGAGTCACTAGACCAGGGCAGAAGGGAGCTGGTGTGTTACGTGTTTCGCCTTGAGAAGCATCACTTTCCGCCTGCCCAGGTCCCAAGGACTCCTGGCCTGCATGCAGGCAGGTCCTCGGCCCGAGGCATCAGGTCCCGGGCTGGGGGCCGGCACCCCGAGGACCCGGCAGGCGGAGCGCGCCACCTCATCTCTGGGCTTCCCCCAAGTGTCGGGGTGCCGACTGGCCACGCCCAGGCGGGCCCCGCCGGGAGGCCTTGGCGGCCCGCCCTCACTGTCCCCTCTCGGTCCAGCCGCGGCCCGCGCAGGCGGGACACTGGAGGCCCGCGGCCCCTGGGCACGCAGGTGGGGGCCTTCCGGCCGGCCTGCCCGCCCGTGCGCCCGGCGAGAGATGCGAGCCCCTAAGGCGGGTTCGCGCACCGGCGCCGGGTGGAGGAGCGCTGTGAGGACGCGGCCCCGCAGGGCGCCCGCGGCCCGGAGCCTCTGCGCCCGCCAGAACCCTCCCCGAAGTCCCAGCCCAGCGCGCAGCCATCCCGGCAGTGACTGCGGTCGGGCCTCGGTCTCCGCGGCAGCTGGGGCCAGAACTCCCGCATCTGAAGGCCGCGGCGACACCGTCGGCCGGAGTCGCCGGCGCGCGACACCACTAGCTCTCGTGGCCCTCGGCGCGGCGTGGGCCCGTGGGCAGGTTCCCTTCACCCCCAACGCCGTGCGGTCGCTCTGGCAGCGCCTGAGAGCGCATGCGCGGCCACCGCCCCCGGCACACAGCGCAGGCGCGGCCCGGCTGGACGACCCGCGTGGGCGGGCCCCGAGCCTGCGCGGGGACGTACGGCGCTGCTGCGCGCACGCTGGGGGCGTGGCTGCGCGACGCTGTCGGGCGCCGTCGGTGGCTGTCGGGCGCCGGGCGCTGCTGTGCTCCGAGGAGGCGTCGCCGACGGGGGCCCGAGGGTCAGTGCGGCGGCGGGAGCGCGGCGCGCGCAAGCCCGGGGCTGCGCCCTCCGGCCCTTCCCGAGCCCGGCCCGCGGAGAGGCGCGCGGACCCTGGCCTGGGTCTCTCGGGCCGCGCTGGAGGTCGGGGAAGGGGGCGTCGGGAACTTGCGGGCGTTCGCGCCATCCCGGGAGGCCCCGCTCGCCCCGCCTGGCCTCCTGGGACCCATCTCGTTCCTCACCTACCAGGTGGCGCTTGGACACCGCCCTCCGAGGGAGGCCCGCCCGTCTGGTCTCTGCTGCGGATCCTCGGAGCCTCTCCGTGGGCGCCTCGCGTCGCCGCAGGTGGGTGGGCTGCTTCCTGCCCCGGGGCCTGGGAGCCCGTGTTCCTGCATGGCGGTTGTTTGCGGGGCGCCGGGAGCGGGCTTGGCGGCCGGCTGCCCTCGACTGGCTTGGGCCCTGGGCAGATGCCAGTCCTGGGGTCCCCAGGGTCTCCTCGGAGTAGAGAACACTTCAGCGTCCGGGCACTGCGTTGGGCTTTGTGGAGGCAAACACTGCGCTGTGGTTCCTGCTCCTTAGTAGAGCGCTGTCTAGTCCAGGAGAACGGCCTGAGGGCCCCggggccaggcaggggagagggaaggtggggagtCCAACAGAGTGACAGGCCTGGGAGGGCTGAGGTTGTCAAGGTGCTGGGAGTCCCGCCCAGGCGAAGGAAGGCTCAGGCCGGAGCCAATGCAGGGGAACCTGCTCCCTGAGACTGCAGGCGCATGGGCAGGGTGACAGCCAAGGTTACGagtgggcaggagggcagagatCTGGGCAGTGCGCTGGCTCCAGGGCATGGGATGTGGTTTTTGTGAGTGGCCTGGTACCTAATCTGGGGCTGCTGGTGGGAGCTGGGGCCGACATCATGGTCACTGCCTTTTTAGAGCTCAGGGAGGGACTGGACTGGATTCCACTTGCATGCTGTCCCGTGGGGTACTGCTGCTAGCAGGCCATAGTATATTCTTTTCTTGCAAGTAGAGTGGGAAGCCAGGGTCAAAGGCTGAGCTTTCAGGCATAAGACACCCTAGAGTGGGGGATGGAACTGAGGAGTTCCAGGATGCTTGGGTCGCAGAGGTAGGTGCCGGTGGCTCTGGCAGCTTCAAGTGTTGCAGGCCACCCAAGGATGGGTGGAAAGACCAACGTAGCCATTCCTCCCTGAGAGAGCTCTAGCTGAGGGGGGTTTGTGTGCAGGGGTGAAGCAGAGGGTTTTGTGGAGGTCATGAGTGGGCCTCTTTTAGCAGAGAGACCGGGGATGGGGCTAGAGTCAGGCTGGGCAGAGTGTGGGATCCCTCAGAGAAGGACCCCTTGCACTTGAAAAGACCTTTAGCTGTTGATTGTGGAGCCCCTAGGTGACCATCGCATGGAGAAGAGGGGGGCTCTTCAGGCCCTTGGCACAGGTGACTGGAGTGGCAGGAGCAGACGGACACAGCAAGTAGGATGGCACATTTGGGGGCTAGGCTGCTGGACGGCTGGGCTGTTGGCTGTGATGGGGACTGAGGGAGGTGGTGTTTGGGGGGGCTGGCACTGCCTGCAGGCAGCTCTCAGAGTTGGAGAGGTGTGTTAGAAAAGCAAtgaggggaggggcgggagggagCGCCCAGCTTCTGGTGGGCATGCAGGCAGCACCCACCGCCGGCCCGGTGCTGGGATCAAACAGAACCTTATGAGGACCCAGTCTGCATTCTTAGCAGTTTGCAGTGTTTAGGGTGACCAGGAGCCTACTCAGCTGGACTGAAGCGTAGCTGATAGATCCGCATGCTGTGTAGTGGTCAAGCCCATGGTTTCTAGAGCCACTTTCCGCTGCCTCTACCACTAACTGGTTGACGTGTGACCACAGACAAGTTACTTCACCACTCTGTGCCTTGGCAATGAGGATAGTACCAATCTCATGAGGGAGGGGGGACAGAATTTGGCACAAAGAGAGCACTGAGTGAAAGGTTGCTACTATTGTCCTAAAATTCCCTGACAGTTCCAGTCACCCCTTTTCCTGGGATTGAGAGCATTTGTCATTATACCTTGTCCTGAAAATGTCATGAATGGCATTTGCCCGCCTTCTTGGACCTCCTGGGCCAGCCTGTGCCCCAGCTTCCGCTCAGAGCTCTTGGTCGGGATCAGGGGTTTGCCTACTTGCTGTCTCCTGCCAGCTGGTGGTGATGGGTGGGCCTAGTTCCTGCTCTTCCCTGCCTTGTCTTTGGACAGATTGCCGTGGATGATGGCCTGCGTCTGACAGTCCCCTCAGCTCTGCCCAGCTCTCCTGAAACTGCAGCTGTCAGCTTCCCATCCTCAGCACTTGCCTGGGCCTGTGCAGTCTACCAGGCCCTCTGCAGCCATCCCTGTTCTGTTGTGTCGTGCAAGCCGCTTCTGTCCACGCCCCCTTCGCACTGGCTTGCGCCCCCCACCGGCTTGCGCTCCCCACCCTTCTCCCATCTGCTCCCAGCATGCCCCGTGGCCAGTGCCATCGGCTGGGCCCTTGCGATCCCACCCAGGCAGTGGCCAGTTACACCAGTGCACACACCCTTGGCAGCAGATGGACTGGGCCTCCTCTGAGGTGGGGTGCATCCCCCTTGTGGACCCCTGGATCTAGCGGCCCTGCTGTGGGGACCCTGTGCGCGCACACAGCCGTGGAGCAGAGGAGCACAGCTAGTGGCACTCCCAGTGGTAAGCCCACAGAAAGGCATCCCTCGGCTGTGCACGTGCCCAGCTCCCGGCCCCTCGGGGTGAACTTCCACTGGGTGCCAGGCTGGGACCCAGGCACCTTTGACAGCTCCGCTTGGCTGCTGGACCACTTTTTGGCCCAGCTGGGCGATTACATGTCTTTCCGTTTCGAGCACTACCAGGACAACCTCAGCTGCATCTGTGAGATCCTCTGATGCCTGAGAGGCCACGCCCGGGTGTGGGCAGCCCCCTACTTCAACAGGGACCTGCCCCTGCGTGATGATTACGAGCTCTTCTGCCAGAATCTCAAGGAAGTTATTCAGGACCCGAACAATTTCACTGAGCACCACGCTACagtgccctgccctctgcccctggccCCAGGCCAGCCGCCGGTGGCCCCGCATCTGCCCGTGGTGAGGTAGTACCTGGCTCGGTTCTCGGAGGCCCTGGCACTCAACGTGGGCAGCCCCCCTAGGCCTGCTCCAGCCACCCCTGCAGTTTCTAGGTCCAGCTCTACATCCAGAAATGCTCCACCCGGGCAGCAGCTCACCAAGGAGAGCACCCCTGGGCCTGTGGAGCCAGCTTCCTCTCGGCCAGAGGAGGCAGCCCCCAAACCTGTCCTACCCTTTCAGGCTCTGCCAACCCCCCTGCTCAGAGAGCAGACCCAGCTTGCCCAGGGGGTCCAAAGCCCCAGAGAACAGAGAAGATTTCTGAGACCAGGAGGGGTCCTTAGGTACCCCATGGGAGGTGGTGGGtgccccagcagccccaggagaGCCACCATTTTCTCCTGTTTCCCACCTGGCATCCGTGAGTTCTGAACaaggcccaggccaggccccccGTGATGAAGTGGCCTATGTGGGCAGAGAGCCCTATGGCTCCAGTCAAAACAGAGTGGTGTCCCCAGATAATTTCAGATGACCCCAGAGTGGGTAAGGAGGTACACTTGTTTTGGCCCCTGCCCAAAAAACTGTTGAACACAAACAGCCCTCCCTGTCCCCGGCAGAACCTTGGCCTCTGCATTGTGCTTTGTCCTCCTGCTCCTGCTGGGTTCTCAGCTGTGTCCCACCCCTCCCTGGGAGTGCCATCTCTGCTCCCTGTGACTTCTGTGCTCCTGGCTGGAATGTAGGGAAGGCTACCTGGAGGAAGTGGCCCCTTTCATCTTTGGGTTAGGTGTCAGATAGTGTCAGAGAAC from Lemur catta isolate mLemCat1 chromosome 21, mLemCat1.pri, whole genome shotgun sequence encodes the following:
- the LOC123626214 gene encoding translation initiation factor IF-2-like; translation: MSAPAPTSSPRLGLSLCWTPHLPSPLPGPGALRPFSWTRQRSTKEQEPQRSVCLHKAQRSARTLKCSLLRGDPGDPRTGICPGPKPVEGSRPPSPLPAPRKQPPCRNTGSQAPGQEAAHPPAATRGAHGEAPRIRSRDQTGGPPSEGGVQAPPGFWNFLQMKPYTTAWTLCVFGGFSRVVAACTLFVVIAV
- the RTL10 gene encoding LOW QUALITY PROTEIN: protein Bop (The sequence of the model RefSeq protein was modified relative to this genomic sequence to represent the inferred CDS: inserted 4 bases in 3 codons; deleted 2 bases in 1 codon; substituted 3 bases at 3 genomic stop codons), giving the protein MPRGQCHRLGPCDPTQAVASYTSAHPWQQMDWASSEVGCIPLVDPWIXRPCCGDXLCAHTAVEQRSTASGTPSGKPTERHPSAVHVPSSRPLGVNFHWVPGWDPGTFDSSAWLLDHFLAQLGDYMSFRFEHYQDNLSCICEILXCLRGHARVWAAPYFNRDLPLRDDYELFCQNLKEVIQDPNNFTEHHATVPCPLPLAPGQPPVAPHLPVVRXYLARFSEALALNVGSPPRPAPATPAVSRSSSTSRNAPPGQQLTKESTPGPVEPASSRPEEAAPKPXPTLSGSANPPAQRADPACPGGPKPQRTEKISXDQEGSLGTPWEVVGAPAAPGEPPFSPVSHLASVSSEQGPGQAPRDEVAYVGREPYGSSQNRVVSPDNFR